Genomic segment of Arachis stenosperma cultivar V10309 chromosome 4, arast.V10309.gnm1.PFL2, whole genome shotgun sequence:
aattaccaaaatttttttactaacaaTTTTATCAGTCACATATTGATTACTTGTATGACATTAAGATAAATTTTCTTAGTCTTATTTCATTGTGATGTACCTAATAATATTACAAAGGATACACAtcaactaaaaattatttacgTGTTGCCAAAGCTAACATCTTAACTGAAAGTATACAATCAATAAGAAAGAGTATATTATGTGAATAAGCGAGATGTCTGATCGGCACCCACAGGAGGATGTTGTGAATGCACATGCTCTTGTCATTccgattcttcttcttcatgctcGATTGCTCTTTTGCTCTGTTCACCGTGTGcttcagcttcttcttcttatccATGCTTGGATTGCTGAGCTTTTAGCAATTCATATAGCAATTCACTCAACCCTATTTGAAATTGCTTTGGAAACATAAGAGAAGGGAAGAGTCGGTTTTAGATTGGAAATTGAAAAAAcaattactttttttaaatctaataaaaaaatttaatttattttttaaaaaaaataatgtttagatttattaaatagaaaaatgtATTTGTTATTTAAATTGTGTAAAATGGTAAAGTTATTTTTTTGAAAGTGTATAAAGAAGAGGGCAAAGAAGAGTAGAGAAACACAAGACTGTTCTTAGTGTCCACACAAGTTAAAGTTATGATTATTGTCATGTCCTGTACTACCAAATAAGAAACTGCTGTTAACTTGTTTCATTTGGCATATAGTTTTTTTTATGACACTCTGAAGCAaggtagagaaaataaataaataaaataaataaaaaatgtaaaacGTAAAAtcttaacaaaatttaaatcgTAAAATCGTCAGAGACTTAGTACAAATTTCGTAAAATCGATAAACTCATTTAAAATCGTAATATCGGAAGATTTTAAGAGTTAAATCGAGATTTTAACTACTATGCTCTGAAGTGATGTAGTAAACATAATTTGCTTTTAAATATAGTAAAATATTTACATTTTACTACCATCACTATTATAGTGATTAAGATAaagtgatttttttaattagttgttttattttatttaattctaTTTTGAGTTTGTGTTAAGCATATTCTGAAATCTTGCTAATTATTCTAGATTGATTTATCTATCTTAGAAGGTAGTTTTTTTTACATATTAGCTTAAGTGTAGCATGTTGATGTAAGGATATAAAATAAGAATCCTTAGTAACAGAGTTGATAACAATCTGAAGAAGAACAAATTTTAGGATTCACAAAGAGAGAAGCAGAAATGATGATGAACAAAATAAATAGCAAACTCATCAAAAACAATTTTGTGATTTCAAAAGAAGCTGACATGCCAAGAAGTGTACATTAAGCACTCAAGGAGCGTCACCTCCTTGGAAGCTTTATTTGTGTACAATACTGAAATTTGTTGCTACATGCTACAGGGAGAGTGGGGGtcaatatttaataataatgttTGATGTATTtgatataagaaaaaaatgcttATACATTTTATCCAACCACCTCACCTAATGCTTATTCATGACATCAAGTAATATGCATCGTGATAGCTTTCCTGCATGAATGATTCCTTTAGCATTTTGTcatcaccaaatcaaaagcatAAGCAAGGTTAAACGGATATGCATGACATGACTATCTCCATGCTATACAAACGGGTAGGAGCGGATGGGTATCTACGAATTCGGATAGTGTTGCCATGTCTGGTCAATGGtcatacataaaattataaaatttacaCTACTATAGCAACTATATCAACATGCTACAAGGTTTCATTCCCAATACAACAATTAAtgtgaaaatagaaaatttaaCGTGTTTCAATTAACCTACCATGATAGAAAGTCCTACGACTACAAGCACGTACTCTATGAACAATTAAGAATTCAAGTTGCAAACACAAAGATCCTAACTGTAATCCCAACAAACAAAATACTGAAATATTTACTACTAAAATCAAACTTAATTGACAAATTAACAATTTGTTTATATGCTAAATTTCATATTGGCGAGTGATATTCTGTGTAAACATGATAATGCAATTAAGAAAATAttgaataaagataaaacaTTTAATATAACAGATTAGATTCAACAGGAAGCTATATTTGCACTTTCAAATGTTTCAGTTTTTTACATTCATAGTTGGAAGGAAAATCATACTTTAAAACAAAGGCAAAAAAAAATCTCTAAAAACTTCTTCTAGCTCAACTTGCCAATCCTACCCTTTATTTACAGTAGAATTAAGTGTCTCGGTTGTTCAGTCAATCTCTCCAAATTCTCTTTCCTTGTTTGACATCTTTCTGATTCTGATGGTGTACAGAAAAGATCACCATTGCATTATACATGAAAAAAGAAATAACTTAAAAGTTAAAACCCCTCACCACAAGACTAGGCTTGAGGAAGCAAGACAGTGATCAATGATTTTCCTAAACattaataaattcaaatttcaccATCCATAGACAAAAGTCAAATTTGATTGGAACTTAATGCAAAATGCATATTACTCGTTACATTTTCATTAATCACAATGCAATGAAAACTAACAGGAATAGCTTCGTGCAAAGCATAGGAGAATAGTTTACATACCgttctttttcatcttctttaGTTATCCTTATCCTTAATGTTACTAGGGAGTTGCAAGAGACTCTCTGTATACACAGTTTCGGTTGTATAAAATGAATTgcaaagatttttaaaattcatgAGCAAGCCCCCTCTTGCGTTATATACGAAGTATCCTGTTACTTGATAAAATCTTCCAATAATATACCTATTACTAGATAAGCACAGAGGCTGGAAGCCTCCATAGGAAGGAATCTGATAGAGCGTCCAAGAACATTGCACTTTATATTCTTTCATCACCCATATGTGAGTTTTATAGCTATCATTATTGTGATAATACAAGGCTAGGCAGCCTCCTAGTAGGGCGAGACTTGGATAGAAGTATGCACTCGTTGGCAGTTGTTCCGGGGCAGATATCATTGAGAAAGTTCTTTCCTTGAGATCAAAGATAAGAATAGCATCCCTGTAATC
This window contains:
- the LOC130975915 gene encoding F-box/kelch-repeat protein At3g06240-like; translated protein: MEKKDQNDESKSIHDILPLELIHGILLRVPTRHLARLRLTDSTHLHGFGYDASQDDYLVVAAWGDSESQEDHLECLSLKTNSWINLDAALPNPLGIYHGRSRGLFLNGAIHWVSSNLKDYRDAILIFDLKERTFSMISAPEQLPTSAYFYPSLALLGGCLALYYHNNDSYKTHIWVMKEYKVQCSWTLYQIPSYGGFQPLCLSSNRYIIGRFYQRVSCNSLVTLRIRITKEDEKERISLANMKFSI